A single window of Leptolyngbya ohadii IS1 DNA harbors:
- a CDS encoding GumC family protein — MKDAEIQQIATEKNGRVAQNGMIRRSAIVPGAGGSGAPVPGTGDSMNFWEMLQRRWWIVAGVGLISLGYFTNSALRQQSEYVGQFRLLVEPVNSANAQLSNIGSSSGRASELDYDTQIQVLQSPGLLQRSVEKLRPLYPNLSYGDLVRGLSISQLRGTKILQVQYRSDNPTEVPAVLEQISKDYLAYSLNERQTNLRQGLQFVQNQLTAAQDRVDQLQLRLQAFRQNNQLLDPDGKASQVISQSAQLAEQQLRLEQDLQQARAELSRLQDEAGAIAALNSSSAYQQLVSQLRQLESQIALEKTRFQDDSLNIRVLREKQANLLDLLGDEARRAIGGKAAEISNRIQVLETQQAAIADTQGILDQQFQQIPGLSRQFTDLQRELQIATESLNRFLATRETLQVEAAQKEIPWQLVEPPPQFPSSTDPGTTRSLLIGLAASLALGVGAAFLVEKLDKSLHSADALSRRFKLPVLAVVPLQTDLLGVEYNVRSRRRKNFLRKFKTQVRQFRRAVSSSLPFMPQPDDYDVFEFEESFKLLQTNLQMMQSEAGHSIRSLVITSAQAGDGKSTVAWYLAQTAASMGQRVLLVDADLRRSQLQSRLRLEETKGLGDFFSANLMLRDLIQQPLPGNSLYILPSGEMIPDPVQVLASPKMQALADKVKDTFDLVIYDAPPLTGLADALQLATYADSLLMVIRLHKTDKTAAEKALSSLGHLRTRLLGLVANGR, encoded by the coding sequence ATGAAAGATGCTGAAATCCAGCAAATTGCGACAGAAAAAAATGGTCGTGTTGCTCAAAACGGAATGATTCGTCGCTCCGCGATTGTTCCCGGTGCAGGCGGTTCTGGTGCTCCTGTTCCTGGAACCGGGGATTCGATGAATTTCTGGGAAATGTTACAGCGTCGCTGGTGGATCGTCGCTGGGGTAGGGCTAATTAGCCTGGGGTATTTTACGAATTCTGCGCTGCGTCAACAGTCAGAATATGTGGGGCAATTTCGGCTGCTGGTTGAGCCAGTGAATAGCGCAAATGCCCAGCTCTCAAATATCGGCAGCAGTAGCGGTCGGGCTTCCGAACTGGATTACGATACGCAGATTCAGGTACTTCAAAGTCCGGGTCTGCTTCAGCGCAGTGTGGAAAAGCTGCGTCCCCTTTACCCAAACCTGAGCTACGGCGATCTGGTACGCGGACTCTCCATTAGTCAGCTTCGAGGCACCAAGATTCTTCAGGTGCAGTATCGCAGTGACAATCCGACAGAAGTGCCTGCCGTTTTAGAACAGATCTCAAAGGATTATCTGGCGTATAGCCTGAACGAACGCCAAACCAATCTGCGACAGGGATTGCAGTTTGTGCAAAATCAGCTCACGGCTGCTCAGGATCGGGTGGATCAGCTTCAGCTCAGGCTTCAGGCATTTCGGCAAAATAATCAGCTCCTTGATCCGGATGGCAAAGCCAGTCAGGTCATTTCCCAATCGGCGCAGCTTGCTGAGCAGCAGTTGAGGCTAGAACAGGATTTACAGCAGGCACGCGCTGAACTATCTCGATTGCAGGACGAAGCAGGCGCGATCGCCGCCCTCAACAGTTCTTCGGCTTATCAGCAGCTCGTGTCTCAACTACGACAGCTAGAGTCCCAGATTGCGCTGGAGAAAACTCGCTTTCAGGATGACAGTTTAAACATCCGAGTTTTGCGCGAAAAGCAGGCAAATTTGCTGGACTTGCTAGGAGATGAGGCAAGACGGGCGATCGGCGGCAAGGCAGCAGAAATTAGCAACCGAATTCAGGTGCTAGAAACGCAGCAGGCGGCGATCGCAGACACACAGGGTATTCTCGATCAGCAGTTTCAGCAGATCCCAGGGCTGTCGCGTCAGTTCACGGATTTACAGCGAGAACTCCAGATCGCAACGGAGAGTTTGAACCGCTTTTTAGCCACACGCGAAACGCTTCAGGTGGAAGCGGCACAGAAAGAAATTCCCTGGCAGCTCGTTGAACCGCCGCCACAGTTTCCTTCCAGTACCGATCCGGGGACTACGCGCAGTTTGCTGATCGGCTTGGCTGCAAGTCTGGCGCTGGGGGTAGGAGCCGCGTTCCTGGTGGAAAAACTGGATAAGTCGCTGCACTCTGCGGATGCGCTGAGCCGTCGGTTTAAGCTGCCCGTTCTCGCGGTGGTTCCCCTTCAGACTGACCTGCTGGGGGTTGAATACAATGTGCGATCGCGTCGCCGCAAGAACTTCCTCCGCAAATTCAAAACGCAGGTTCGGCAGTTTCGCAGAGCGGTCAGCAGCAGTCTGCCGTTTATGCCCCAGCCCGACGACTACGATGTGTTTGAGTTCGAGGAATCCTTTAAGCTGCTGCAAACCAATTTGCAAATGATGCAGTCCGAGGCAGGACATTCCATCCGATCGCTTGTCATTACCTCTGCTCAAGCAGGAGACGGGAAATCGACCGTTGCCTGGTATCTTGCCCAAACTGCCGCCTCTATGGGTCAGCGGGTTCTGTTAGTGGATGCCGATTTAAGGCGATCGCAGCTTCAGTCCCGACTGAGGTTAGAAGAAACAAAAGGACTGGGGGATTTCTTCTCCGCCAATTTAATGCTGCGCGATTTGATCCAGCAGCCACTTCCCGGAAATTCGCTCTATATTCTGCCCAGCGGTGAAATGATTCCTGATCCTGTTCAGGTGCTTGCCTCGCCCAAAATGCAGGCTCTAGCCGATAAGGTCAAAGACACGTTTGATCTGGTGATTTACGATGCGCCTCCCCTGACTGGACTGGCAGATGCGCTTCAGCTTGCCACCTATGCGGATAGTCTCCTGATGGTGATCCGTCTGCACAAAACAGACAAAACAGCGGCTGAGAAAGCGCTGAGCAGCCTCGGACATCTGCGAACTCGCCTATTGGGGCTGGTGGCAAACGGTCGGTAG
- a CDS encoding SDR family NAD(P)-dependent oxidoreductase — protein MTTALITGASAGIGEAFARELAARQTDLVLVARSQNKLQELASFLKNRYQVEVDIIVQDLTEPNAGETVFQTVQQLGRSIDLLINNAGLGDYGDFAESDRNVQIKMVQLNIAAVVDLTHRFLAGMRDRRTGGVINLSSVAAFQSMPYFSIYAATKAFILSFSEALWAENRSYGVHVLAVCPGPAGIQFFQQAGFPASLVDVVARVNTPVETVVQDALKAFEKREAIVIPGSPINPILATLPRFLPREAVARFWGLVLGARSIP, from the coding sequence ATGACAACAGCCCTGATCACTGGAGCCTCTGCTGGAATTGGTGAAGCCTTTGCGCGGGAACTGGCTGCGCGACAAACCGATCTTGTGCTGGTTGCGCGTTCTCAGAACAAGCTTCAAGAGCTGGCATCCTTCCTCAAAAATCGGTATCAGGTTGAAGTTGATATTATCGTTCAGGATCTGACTGAGCCGAACGCGGGAGAAACGGTCTTTCAAACGGTGCAGCAGCTCGGACGATCGATCGACTTACTGATCAACAATGCCGGTCTGGGAGATTACGGTGACTTTGCGGAAAGCGATCGAAACGTGCAAATTAAAATGGTGCAGCTTAATATTGCAGCCGTTGTAGATCTGACCCACCGTTTTCTGGCAGGTATGAGGGATCGTCGCACCGGAGGGGTGATTAATCTATCCTCGGTTGCTGCGTTTCAGTCCATGCCCTATTTTTCGATTTATGCTGCCACAAAAGCTTTTATCCTGAGCTTTAGCGAGGCGCTGTGGGCAGAAAATCGCAGCTACGGTGTGCATGTGCTGGCGGTTTGCCCTGGTCCCGCAGGCATCCAGTTCTTTCAGCAGGCGGGGTTTCCAGCTTCCCTAGTGGATGTGGTGGCGCGAGTGAATACGCCAGTCGAAACGGTGGTTCAGGATGCTCTCAAGGCATTTGAGAAGCGAGAGGCGATTGTGATTCCCGGTAGTCCGATTAATCCCATTCTGGCAACGCTGCCCCGGTTCCTGCCGCGAGAGGCAGTGGCTCGTTTCTGGGGGCTGGTTCTGGGCGCAAGATCAATTCCCTAA
- a CDS encoding glycosyl hydrolase family 8 yields the protein MTKLLLLTGITALVLGSCASANPPAIAPSPMLTVPPATPTGSAERTELLTQSWQAYKQRFIQSDGRVIDREANDRTVSEGQAYAMLRAVMMDDRTTFDQTLAWAESNLQRRDAQGRVTDSLWAWKWGQTAQGNWGTIDGNFASDADIDAVTALILAARRWNHPEYLSLARTKLRDLWEVSTYYVPPTSPGSSGRRYLLPGPIAAFLRSDDPTGATAPDRLVLNPSYLAPAAFRLFAEIDPERDWKSLVNSSYEILEGGAAISKLGLPSDWIVLNLSTRNLEPAPPDLRLQSVYSFDAYRVWWRVGLDAVWYREPRALAFLQTHLEPLKKQWQTAQKVPARIDLEGQAIVPYESTAQYAMLYAGFVVTDSAIASQIEQQKLIPTYQNGFWDSDIAYYTQNLVWFGLAFPYGLTAQ from the coding sequence ATGACAAAACTGCTTCTACTTACGGGAATCACTGCGTTAGTGCTGGGGAGCTGTGCGTCTGCTAATCCGCCTGCGATCGCCCCTTCCCCGATGCTCACAGTTCCGCCTGCTACCCCGACCGGATCGGCTGAACGGACAGAACTGCTGACCCAAAGCTGGCAGGCATACAAGCAGCGGTTTATCCAGTCCGACGGCAGAGTGATCGATCGCGAGGCAAACGATCGCACGGTGTCGGAAGGTCAGGCATACGCCATGCTGCGGGCGGTGATGATGGACGATCGCACAACGTTTGATCAAACCCTTGCCTGGGCGGAGTCAAACTTGCAGCGTCGCGATGCTCAGGGTCGGGTGACGGACTCCCTCTGGGCATGGAAGTGGGGACAAACGGCGCAGGGGAACTGGGGCACGATCGACGGTAACTTTGCCAGCGATGCCGATATTGATGCAGTGACTGCGTTAATTCTGGCGGCGCGACGGTGGAACCATCCCGAATATCTCTCCCTTGCCCGGACAAAGCTGAGGGATCTCTGGGAAGTTTCTACCTACTATGTGCCCCCGACCTCTCCCGGTTCATCCGGTCGTCGCTATCTGCTGCCGGGACCGATCGCCGCCTTCCTGCGCTCCGATGATCCGACGGGAGCCACTGCCCCCGATCGCCTGGTGCTAAACCCGTCCTATCTTGCACCTGCGGCATTTCGCTTGTTTGCAGAAATTGATCCGGAGCGGGACTGGAAGAGTTTAGTCAACAGCAGCTACGAAATTCTAGAAGGAGGCGCTGCAATCTCGAAACTAGGTTTGCCGAGCGACTGGATTGTGCTGAACCTGAGTACGCGAAATCTGGAGCCTGCCCCGCCGGATTTACGGCTGCAATCGGTTTACAGTTTCGATGCCTATCGGGTGTGGTGGCGCGTTGGTCTGGATGCCGTCTGGTATCGGGAACCGCGTGCCCTGGCGTTTCTGCAAACCCATCTGGAGCCTTTGAAAAAGCAGTGGCAGACCGCTCAAAAAGTTCCCGCACGAATTGATTTAGAGGGACAGGCGATCGTCCCCTACGAATCTACTGCTCAGTACGCAATGCTCTATGCCGGATTTGTGGTAACGGATTCCGCGATCGCCTCTCAGATTGAACAGCAAAAGTTAATACCGACCTATCAAAACGGTTTTTGGGACAGCGATATTGCCTATTACACGCAAAATCTTGTCTGGTTTGGACTGGCGTTTCCCTATGGTTTGACGGCTCAGTAA
- a CDS encoding tetratricopeptide repeat protein: MTSSLPSRLRFLHWRTVKPLPRSHPRSAPRFLHRLTWSSVLSLGLWSMGSSTLALLSASAQTVPSSVLGAYTLLDQGLVNQAIARFERILQQMPQSLEARLGLAIAYRRAGRDADAFQAYERVLTIDSTNRLALLSLGILGGYRPEWQERGIATLTSLLQRSPEDQEARTQRALLYIYQGNFDAAVADYEQVLQNSPALEAVLGAAQAYGYQGNLEKSLSLFDRYRQTGRPLQGDPAIAYARVLRLTGNPTAAVQVLETLLRQQPRLTPVAIRMRSELALNYAALERVDRATAVLAPLRDRADSRMILGRTLIAIGKSADREAFLSEGIALFQTVLADANVPVNTQREIADVLSGIPQYQPIALSVYQRLGLAQPNDRALQTRISVLEHETGKLPQADLLVRLNQLLQPLPMDLEEQRTIAQALGQITQPNPVMLPLYENLVRSGISEPMLYFRIAQMYVKQGRYDTARSVLTTYQQSLAAMTRDNLTGDPNAAAELLLAVIDQRQGNLEASSRRYQAILDSKPSDRAILSGALQGLAGIRQQQGDIREALRLYSQVIAMNPQDPAKRLGQASLQYQADLLSRSDAEKLLRDWLTAQPLTNTPLELYSLVAALPANPAYEMLYRALVQADPTQIGVQVRLVEAIAGQNESAAMAYINQLIERDPDNLTNYFLKGQIAQQADDLGLAASAYEEILKREPENLDAMSALGGVRFQQRRYYAAVDLYSAVLTRQPEHTIARGALSSLEGILKRNLPALRQAQQRRQSEEAIPVLNPLPAPVPAAEFQPQGDTPLPWERRS, from the coding sequence ATGACTTCCTCTCTTCCCTCTCGTCTGCGATTTCTCCATTGGAGAACGGTAAAGCCCCTGCCTCGATCGCACCCTCGCTCTGCCCCTCGTTTCCTCCATCGTCTGACCTGGAGCAGTGTTTTGAGTCTGGGACTCTGGAGTATGGGTAGCTCAACTCTGGCGCTGCTCAGTGCCTCTGCCCAAACCGTTCCCTCGTCCGTTCTCGGTGCCTATACGCTGCTGGATCAGGGGCTTGTGAATCAGGCAATTGCCCGGTTTGAGCGAATTCTTCAGCAGATGCCCCAATCCCTCGAAGCTCGTCTGGGACTGGCGATCGCCTATCGTCGGGCTGGAAGAGATGCAGATGCATTTCAGGCGTATGAGCGGGTTTTGACGATCGATTCTACAAACCGTCTGGCGCTGCTGAGCCTGGGAATTCTGGGAGGATACCGTCCCGAATGGCAGGAACGCGGTATAGCCACCCTTACAAGTTTGCTTCAGCGCAGCCCAGAAGACCAGGAAGCCCGAACCCAGCGTGCCCTGCTGTATATCTACCAGGGAAATTTTGATGCAGCGGTTGCGGACTATGAACAGGTGCTGCAAAACAGCCCAGCGCTGGAGGCAGTTCTGGGAGCAGCGCAGGCATACGGCTATCAGGGCAATCTGGAGAAAAGCCTGTCACTGTTCGATCGCTATCGGCAAACGGGCAGACCGCTCCAGGGTGATCCAGCAATTGCCTATGCCAGAGTGTTGCGCCTGACGGGAAATCCCACTGCTGCGGTGCAAGTCCTGGAAACCCTGCTGCGACAGCAGCCTCGACTGACGCCCGTAGCCATTCGGATGCGATCGGAGCTGGCGTTAAACTATGCGGCTCTGGAACGGGTTGATCGGGCAACGGCAGTGCTGGCTCCTTTGCGCGACAGGGCAGATTCGCGGATGATTTTGGGACGGACGCTGATTGCAATTGGGAAGTCCGCCGATCGGGAGGCTTTTCTGAGCGAGGGAATTGCGCTATTTCAAACGGTGCTGGCGGATGCGAACGTTCCGGTGAACACCCAGCGAGAAATTGCCGATGTGCTGTCGGGCATTCCCCAGTATCAGCCGATCGCCCTCTCGGTGTATCAGCGGCTTGGACTGGCGCAGCCGAACGATCGCGCTTTGCAAACCCGAATTAGCGTTCTGGAACACGAAACGGGCAAACTGCCCCAGGCGGATTTACTGGTTCGCCTCAACCAGCTTTTGCAGCCCTTGCCGATGGATCTGGAAGAGCAGCGGACGATCGCCCAGGCACTCGGACAAATTACCCAGCCGAATCCGGTAATGCTGCCGCTCTACGAAAATCTGGTGCGATCGGGCATTTCGGAGCCGATGCTCTATTTCCGCATTGCTCAGATGTATGTGAAGCAGGGCAGGTACGACACGGCGCGATCGGTGCTGACCACCTATCAGCAAAGCCTTGCCGCGATGACGCGGGATAACCTCACCGGAGATCCCAATGCTGCTGCCGAGTTGCTGCTAGCCGTGATCGATCAGCGACAGGGCAATCTGGAGGCAAGCAGTCGCCGCTATCAAGCCATTCTGGACAGCAAACCCAGCGATCGGGCGATTCTCAGTGGGGCACTCCAGGGGCTCGCCGGAATCCGGCAGCAGCAGGGAGATATCCGGGAGGCACTGCGGCTCTATAGCCAGGTGATTGCTATGAATCCGCAAGATCCGGCGAAGCGGCTGGGGCAGGCAAGTCTGCAATATCAGGCAGATCTGCTGTCGCGATCGGATGCAGAAAAACTGTTGCGTGACTGGTTAACCGCACAGCCCTTAACCAATACGCCGCTTGAACTCTATAGCCTGGTGGCTGCGCTCCCCGCAAATCCTGCCTACGAGATGCTGTATCGTGCTTTGGTTCAGGCAGACCCGACACAAATTGGAGTTCAGGTGCGCCTGGTGGAGGCGATCGCCGGACAAAATGAATCGGCGGCAATGGCGTATATTAATCAGCTCATTGAACGCGATCCAGACAATCTCACGAACTATTTCCTGAAGGGGCAAATCGCTCAACAGGCAGACGATCTGGGTCTGGCAGCCTCCGCCTATGAGGAAATCCTCAAGCGCGAGCCGGAAAACCTGGATGCCATGTCTGCGCTGGGTGGGGTGAGATTTCAGCAGCGTCGTTACTATGCCGCTGTAGACCTGTACAGCGCAGTGCTAACCCGCCAGCCGGAACACACGATCGCCAGGGGTGCCCTTTCTAGCCTGGAGGGAATTTTGAAGCGCAACCTTCCTGCCCTGCGACAGGCACAGCAGAGGCGACAAAGCGAAGAAGCCATCCCTGTTCTGAATCCTTTACCTGCTCCGGTTCCGGCTGCGGAGTTTCAGCCCCAGGGTGATACGCCCCTGCCGTGGGAACGTCGTTCTTAA
- a CDS encoding cellulose biosynthesis cyclic di-GMP-binding regulatory protein BcsB, whose amino-acid sequence MKSDWLNLFRFWLTRRLFRMMALFLLFCVSAATVGLVSFGDRAQATQPLKQAEEQVIRRFALPENPAPAPVYRPAPPAPSYTPRYIAPPPTPVTPAVATPPAPRAANSNDRKPAATANSATANSANSAKPAAAKPEPVEYVWEFNRDPGTENRLRLEGVYPETRLGFTRARNWQVQSAKAIIEFRQSSSLLPKKSNLTVRVNDTTIGTTPLNRSNGQTGRVAFDIPVRLIQNQNEIQILAEQQTDENCTNPNTPTLWTEILPSSKIVFSFLPQPVTLDFSRYPYPIADEFSPEANEIAYLRPKIMESDWLTATSRYQAELGRLLDFHPLKTRVVDNVSQLKPQERLVIIGTPATQPLLENLKLPFALKDDRLLDGEKKPLPNDVGVLMLTTLPDKKIPVLVASGNGTAGMNKAVQFLVQTKDRQLGTGQALLVNNLEQPESPDPRNWTGYLPTTDRFNFSDVSTDRDQFFVDTTVRGTNAQAVEIPFMTLPGDRVLRGSTVTVHYSYSPQLNPRNSTVEVALDGITLGAEPLRSHNGGDQSFTVNLPADVVRPDSKLLVRFALHPQDNQVCGIDADRQLWGTVHADSSVHLVRDTVIRLPDLKLVKHGFPLAAPQDLSTTAIVLPDKPSDAEMNLLLGLSRRLGRITHSDSIALQTYLAKDVTQDIKAEYNLIPIGQSDRLPIPEALTSQGLNLNTAFLREMGTTQVQPLPDGEGVVKSVLSPWNDQRVLLALTAQREQGLRDVQDLFEIDRLFGQLDGDTALIHRNEPNPSPFDPNGYTLEFLNRAPRERVTIQASPMQRIVIFLQNHWLLLPLGIVLLPLLMYAFSQIFLNRVADRGAA is encoded by the coding sequence ATGAAGTCTGATTGGCTAAACCTATTCCGATTCTGGTTAACGCGGCGATTGTTTCGCATGATGGCGCTATTTCTACTGTTTTGCGTCAGTGCCGCTACAGTGGGTCTGGTTTCGTTTGGCGATCGCGCCCAGGCAACCCAGCCTTTGAAGCAGGCAGAAGAACAGGTAATCCGTCGATTTGCGCTGCCGGAGAACCCTGCTCCAGCCCCCGTGTATCGTCCTGCGCCGCCTGCCCCTTCCTATACGCCTCGCTATATTGCCCCGCCCCCGACTCCCGTGACTCCTGCGGTTGCAACGCCTCCGGCTCCCCGCGCAGCGAACAGCAATGACAGAAAGCCTGCCGCGACTGCAAATTCGGCGACTGCAAATTCGGCAAATTCCGCGAAGCCTGCTGCCGCCAAGCCGGAACCTGTGGAATATGTGTGGGAGTTTAACCGCGATCCGGGAACGGAAAATCGACTGCGGTTAGAAGGCGTCTATCCTGAAACGCGGCTGGGCTTTACCCGTGCGCGCAACTGGCAGGTGCAGTCGGCAAAGGCAATTATCGAGTTTCGCCAGTCCTCCTCGCTGCTGCCCAAAAAGTCAAATCTGACGGTGCGGGTGAACGATACGACGATCGGCACAACGCCCCTGAATCGTAGCAATGGTCAGACCGGACGGGTCGCTTTTGATATTCCCGTGCGGCTGATTCAAAACCAGAACGAAATCCAAATTCTGGCGGAGCAGCAGACCGACGAAAACTGCACCAATCCCAACACACCGACGCTGTGGACGGAAATTCTGCCCTCGTCAAAAATTGTCTTCAGCTTTTTGCCCCAGCCCGTCACCCTGGACTTTAGCCGCTATCCCTATCCGATCGCGGATGAGTTCAGCCCAGAGGCGAATGAAATTGCCTATCTGCGTCCTAAAATCATGGAGTCGGATTGGCTGACCGCCACGAGCCGCTATCAGGCAGAGCTGGGACGGCTGCTGGACTTCCATCCACTGAAGACCCGTGTGGTGGATAACGTCAGTCAGCTGAAGCCGCAGGAACGGCTGGTGATTATCGGTACGCCTGCGACCCAGCCTCTGCTGGAAAACCTCAAGCTGCCCTTTGCGCTGAAGGACGATCGCCTGCTCGACGGGGAGAAAAAGCCGCTGCCGAACGATGTCGGTGTGCTGATGCTGACGACCCTGCCCGATAAGAAAATTCCGGTGCTGGTGGCGTCGGGGAACGGCACGGCAGGCATGAATAAAGCGGTGCAATTCCTGGTGCAAACGAAAGACCGCCAGCTGGGCACAGGACAGGCTTTGCTGGTCAACAATCTGGAGCAGCCCGAATCCCCCGATCCGCGCAACTGGACAGGCTACCTGCCCACCACCGATCGCTTTAACTTCAGCGATGTCTCAACCGATCGCGACCAGTTCTTTGTGGATACAACGGTGCGGGGCACGAATGCCCAGGCGGTTGAAATTCCGTTTATGACCCTACCGGGCGATCGGGTTTTGCGCGGCAGTACGGTGACGGTGCATTACAGCTATAGCCCGCAGCTGAATCCTCGCAACTCGACGGTGGAAGTGGCGCTGGATGGGATTACCTTGGGGGCAGAACCGCTCCGCTCTCACAATGGCGGCGATCAGTCCTTTACGGTGAATTTGCCCGCCGATGTTGTCCGTCCCGACTCTAAGCTGCTGGTGCGGTTTGCGCTCCATCCTCAGGACAATCAGGTGTGCGGCATCGATGCCGATCGCCAGCTCTGGGGCACAGTTCACGCCGATTCCAGCGTACATCTGGTGCGGGATACGGTGATTCGTCTGCCCGATCTCAAGCTAGTGAAACACGGTTTTCCCCTGGCAGCCCCGCAGGATCTGTCTACCACGGCGATCGTTCTTCCAGATAAACCTTCCGATGCAGAAATGAATCTGCTGCTGGGACTGAGCCGCCGACTCGGACGCATTACCCACTCGGACTCGATCGCGCTTCAGACCTACCTTGCCAAGGATGTGACGCAGGACATTAAAGCGGAATATAACCTGATTCCGATCGGGCAAAGCGATCGCCTGCCGATTCCTGAAGCGTTAACCAGCCAGGGCTTAAATCTCAATACTGCTTTTCTACGCGAGATGGGCACCACTCAGGTTCAGCCGCTTCCCGATGGCGAGGGCGTTGTGAAATCTGTCCTGTCTCCCTGGAACGATCAGCGCGTGCTGCTGGCATTGACCGCTCAGCGGGAGCAGGGTTTGCGCGATGTACAGGATTTGTTTGAAATCGATCGCCTGTTTGGGCAGCTAGACGGCGATACGGCACTGATCCATCGCAATGAACCCAATCCCTCTCCCTTTGACCCGAACGGCTACACGCTGGAATTCCTCAACCGCGCCCCCCGCGAGCGAGTCACAATCCAGGCAAGCCCGATGCAGCGAATCGTTATCTTCCTGCAAAATCACTGGCTGCTGCTGCCGCTGGGCATTGTGCTGCTGCCGCTGCTGATGTATGCCTTCTCCCAAATCTTCCTGAACCGCGTAGCCGATCGAGGTGCAGCATGA